The genome window GGTGAATAAGTCCTCTTCCTTGCCCATTGCAAATTCAATGTTGTTATATGAACAGTCATAACATACAATGTCATCATTTTCACGATTTCTTAAAGCATAGACATTGCCTTCATAATCTATGCCTTCAACTTCAAAAGAATTGAAATGATTCTTAAATGATTCAGTTACACGATGAACTATGTCAAAGTCCACCTCTTCCTTGTTCAAGTTGATTATTGGAACCTCAATTTCTATCCCAATATACTCTTTTTTAGATTTTTTAGTAGATTCCAAAAACATCTGACAGATCTTTTCCCTTATCATTTCATCTGTAATCGCATCATCTACCATTTAATCAACTCCAATTCCAATTTAATTATCCTTTAAAAAGGATTAAATTCCATATTTCTAAAAATTCTAAATTTCTTTCCAATTTTTCTAATAACTCACTAAAACATCTTCAAACATATTCAAGCAATATCTTAAACTTCAAAGAGCATAATATATATTACCATACATTCTCCTCTTCAACATCACTGCTTAAAGTGCTTGCAAATTTTTCAATGAACATAAGCTGCTCTTCAGTTTCAACATATTCAAATGAATGAGGTTTTGCCTTAAATAATAATTCTCCATCTGAAAAGGAAATTACAGTATTCAACGGCACTTCCTTCCAATCACTTGAATCTAAAGCTTGAGTTGAAAAGAAAACGCTGTTTTCAGTTTTCAAATAGCATAAGGAATCCCTATAATTTGTGTGAACATACATCTGTTCCCCATCATAAACAATTAGATTCAACTTATTGGATAATGCCATAAAGCTTATCAAGTCAGAAACTATATCGAATCTTTCCTTTAAGCTTAAAGGTTCGCCTTTAAATGCCTCAAACTTGTTTATCAAATCAACAATACCTAGAAGAATTCTTTCAGAATCGGTTTCCCCCTCTTCCTCAGTGCTGTACTTACATAAATCTGGGCAGTCAAAAACTGTTCCATTATGAATAAGAGTCCATCTTCTACCTGCATTGTCTTTTTTAACGAAAGGATGGCAATTGTAAAAGTCCTTCACACCAATAGTGCCTAAACGAATGTGTGCTAAAACATTTTTAGAGATGATTGGATTCAATAGGATATTTCCTAGCATAACACTGCTTCGAGCTTTTATAGGCTCTTTAAATACACTGAATTTTTCTGGATCTAAAATAGCCAATCCCCAACCGTGAGGATGCTCTTCACAATGACTATAAAACTCCTTTAGATAATCATTAAGCTCTTCTTCCTTTGATGAACTAAATCCAAAGATCTCACACATTTTTTACCTCCTTTCATTTTTTTAATAAAACAAACTATAGAAACATAAAAGTTTTATAACAATTGTTATATTTTTTATATTATTTAAATGTTTTAGTAGTAAACCAGGAAAATAAGAAAATTTTTTAGACATTTTCTAGAAATATACTGGAAATATATTGGAATATTGAAATATTTTCAGAAATATATAAAGACATTTTAAAAATATCTTAAAGATATATCTAAAAATATTTTAGAGTATAATAGGATTATGTTAAATATAGCTTAAAAGATTAACTAAATATATTACTAAATTTACTACCAATATACCACTAAATTGCTAAAATAATTATTAGATAAAAATTATAATATCAAAAATATTTATATACTATAAAAATCATAACTAACAATAACCTTTATGGGCGGGTTTTAAACTTATTTAAAACTTTTATGATATTATTTTAATTTAAATGGATTGATTCCAGAGCAGGTAAATTATAGATTATAAAAATTATTTAGCTTATAATCAAATTTTATAACTATTTTTGTATCTATTTTTGATATAAGGCCACTTCAGATATCTAAAGTGACATTAGCCCATTGACCTGTGATTTTAATATTATATTTTTTATTTCATCTAATGATTATTCATCATGAGATCAATAAGCATTGGATTTAACTAAAACTTATATCATAGCTAGATTTCTATCCTATTTTATATTATATTATAGTTTAGCCATAGCTATGTTTTATTTCAATAAAAAAACAAAAACAATTATTCTAAAAAATAATTACGTCAAAAATATAGAGAGGAATGATATAAATGGCAAAGAAACAAAGACGTAGAGTACGTGACACTTGGAAAGAAAAATCTTGGTACACCATTAAAACTCCTGTAGCATTCGGAGACAAAGAAATCGGTACCACCCCTGCAAGAGACCCTGAACTCGTGTACGGAAGAACTGTAGAAGTAACCATGAGAGAATTAACCGGTGACTTCTCTAAACAATACATCAAATTACAATTTGAAGTAAATGATGTAAATGGAAACATCGCAAACACTAAATTCACTGGACACAAAACCACTACTGATTACGTAAGAAGTATGATCAGAAGAGGAACCAGTAGAATCGATGCTCCTGTTATTGTAACTACCCAAGATGATCGTAAATTAAAACTCCATGTATTAGCTGTAACTACCAGAAGAGCAAAATCTTCCCAACAAAAATACATGAGAGAAACCATTAACGAACTAGTTACTAAAGTAGCTTCAGAAAAAACCTTTGATGAACTCGTAGAAAACTCTGTAAACGGTAGATTAGCTTCTGAAATTTACCACAAAGCTAAAAAAATCTATCCTCTTAAAAGAGTAGAAATCATCAAAAGTAAAGTATTAGAATAAATTTTCTAATATTTTATTTTCTTTTTTATTTACTACTTTAACTATTTTTTACTACTTTTTACTACTTTTTACTACTTTTTACTACTTTTTACTACTTTTTACTATTTTTTACTATTTTTTACTATTTTTTACAATTTTTATAATCTTATAAAGCTATTTTTTACAATAAAACTGTTTTTAACCATATTTACAAATGCTTTTTACTAATTATACTCAAATTCCTATTTAAAAAAGCCAATTAAAAGCAAAAACTATTTAAATAAGTAAGAATATTTAATTAAATAAATAAAAACATTTAATAAAAATTAGAAACCAAATAATAACTAAGAAGAATTAAATTAGAATATTATTTCAAATAAAATCATATTCGACTAAATTGAATTTTAATTGAATCTAAATTAAATCAAATAATTACGTAATAGAAGTGATTCTATGCATGAAGCATTTGTAATAAATTGGGGATATGTCATACTTCTGTTTATTTTAGGTGGAATAAGCTATAAAAGAAAAAGTTTAGACTTATTAGGTTCCCTTATAATGGTATTTATGGGAATTACAATCATCTTTTCAGCAGGAGTGCCATGGTTCATTTTAATCGTGCTGTTCTTTGGTTTAAGCATATTTGCTACACGCTTTTCAAAACCATACAAGAAGGAAATTGGCCAATATGAAAAGACAAGAACTGCAAAGAATGTAATCTCAAATGGATTGGTTGCTTTTTTAATGGCAGCATTTGGAAGTTATTACCTTCCGTTGGCAGGAGGATTCATTGGGGCAGTCGCTACAGCTACAGCGGATACATTAGCTAGTGAAATAGGTGTTCTTCAAGAACCTCGCTTAATAACCACTCTCAAGAAAGTGCCTGCTGGAACCGATGGTGCAATATCAATTTTAGGAACTTCTGCAGCAATTGTAGGTGCAGGAATAATTGGAATTGCTTCATTCTTATTAGGGGTCATTTCAGATCCTTTAATAGCTATAAAAATTTCAGTTATCTCAGGAACTTTAGGTTGCTTTATTGACAGTATCCTTGGGGCAGTTCTCGAGAGAAGACATTACATAAACAATGAACATGTCAACTTGCTTGCTACTATCTGTGGGGCAATCATTGGTATCATTTCTGTAATGTAAAAACTTTAATTTTTTCATTTTTTTTAAACATTTTAACTCTTTTTTTTTTCAAAACTTTATTAATTTTTATTTAAAAGATATTTTAAAAGATATTTTAAAAGATGTTTTAAAAGATATTTTATAAAGTAATATTTAATATTTTAAGTTTTTTCTCAATTTTACTTAATACAAATAAAATTTCAACTACTTTTTCAAGTTTTTTAAAAAAATATCCACTAAAATAAAAACAAATTTTATAAGCATATAAATTCATATATTTTATTAATAGTAAATATTAATTGATTTAATATTACTTTTTAAATATTCAGATATTTATTCAAATCTAAAATAAAAATTTTAATAAAAAATTAGAATTTTAATAAAAAATTAAAAATTAAATAAATAACTTTATTTCTATTTCAATTTATTGTGATGGTGAAAATATGAAAGGATTAATATTGGTTATGGATGGGATGGCAGGCCGTCCTTTAAAAGAGCTTAACAATCAAACTACACTACAAGCAGCTAAAACTCCAAATATGGACAAAATGGCAGAAAGAGGAATTACCGGATTAATGGATTCAATTGCTCCTGGAATCATTCCTGGAAGTGATACAGCACACTTATCCATTTTAGGCTACAACCCATATGAAGTATACACTGGAAGAGGCCCATTTGAAGCTGTGGGTGTTGGTGTAGGTGTTATTCCTGGAGACATAGCATTCAGATGCAACTTTTCAACATCAGATGAAGATGGAATAATTACAGATAGACGTGCAGGAAGAATTAGAGATGGAACCGATGAAATCGTCGCAACCTTGAACACAATGAAAATTGAAGGGTATGAAGACATTGAAATCATCTTTAAGGAATCAACTGGACACAGAGCAGTTTTAGTGCTTAGGGGAGACGGATTATCCGGCAAAGTAAGCGATGCAGACCCTAAAGTGGAAGGAAATAAACCTAAGACAGTCAAAGCTCTTGACGGAAGTCCAGAAGCAGAAAAAACTGCAGACATATTAAACAAATTAGTAGCTAAATCTTATGAAATGACTAAAGACCATCCAGTAAATCTCAAAAGAATAGAAGAAGGTGAAGCACCTGCAAACATAATCATTCCTCGTGGTGCTGGGGAAGTGCCTGAAGTTGAATCAATAAACGACAAATATGAAGTGAACTCTGCATGTATCGCAGAAACAGGACTTATTATGGGTATTGGTCGCTTTGCAGGAATGGATATCATTGAAATGGAAGATGTTACTGGTGGAACTGACACTAACCTCGAAAACATCAGAGACACAATCATAGACCAAGTAAACAATAGCGAGCATGACTTCTTCCTAATCAATATTGATGGTGCAGATGAAGCAGGCCACGATGGTAATGCAGAGGAAAAATTGAAATTCATTGAAAAGGTTGACGAAGTCGTAATGAGCGAACTCCTTAAATTGGAAGACTGCTATATCTTCTTAACTGCAGATCATTCAACACCTATTTCAGTTAAAAACCATTCAGGAGACCCAGTTCCTATCTTAATCAACGGTCCTGAAGTTAGAGTGGATGACGTTTGTGAATACAATGAATTTGCTGTTGCAAAAGGTGGCATGTGCAGAATCAGAGGTGCTGACGTGATGAATATCATGACTGACTTAATGGGATATGCACATAAATTCGGAGCTTAAAATCAATAAACTAATGATGATTATATTTCACCATTTAATTCGATAAAAGGAGTTAAATCATGACAAATAAAAAACTATTTGGAACTTCTGGAATCAGAGGTAAAATCGGTTCAGAGATTAACTCAGAACTAGCATTGAAAATAGGAAAATCACTTGCCAAATACTTAAAAAACACCGGAAAAGTTGTTATCGGTTATGATACCAGAACCACCAATAGAATGTTGGAACAGGCCATTACCGCAGGACTCATTGAACATGGAGTGGATGTTGTTAAGATAGGCATGGTGCCAACCCCTCTTGTAGGTTATGCAACTTTAAAACTTGATGCTGATGCCGGAATAATGCTTACTGCATCTCACAACCCATCACAGTACAATGGAATAAAGCTTTGGAATAAGAACGGAATGGCTTATACCCCAGAGCAGGAAGAGAAAATAGAGGAAATCTATTATAATCAAGATTTCGGTAAAGTGGAATGGGACAAAATAGGCATTATAAGCCATAACGATGAAATCAAAAAGCAATACATCGATGACTTATTGGACATCGTAGACATTAAGCCTGGACTTAAAGTGGTTATTGACTGTGCATGCGGTGCAGGATCAGAACTTTCACCTATCATATTCAGAAAAGCCGGATGTGAAGTGATCACCTTGAATTCACAAGTTGACGGATTCTTCCCAGGTAGGAACCCTGAACCGAATGAAGCAAATCTCTCAAGCCTAATGAAAGCTGTTGTAGCAACCGAATCAGATTTGGGAATTGCACACGACGGTGATGCGGACAGAATGATTACCGTTGATGAAAAGGGAAGAGTTTCTGAGTTCGATAAACTTTTAGCACTTGTTTCAAAGAAATTCGGCGGAACTGTTGTAACCACCGTAGATGCAGGATTATGCATGGATGAAGCAATGGAAGAAGTTGGAGGAAAAGTTCTTAGAACCAAAGTAGGTGACGTAAACGTTGCTGAAGTCATGATTGAAGAAAATGCAAGCTTTGGCGGAGAACCATCCGGTACTTGGTTGCATCCAGACTTCTGCATGTGCCCAGACGGAATATTGTCTGGTCTTAGAATGGCAGAAATCGTTTCCAAGGAAGGAAAATTATCTGAACTTCTTGAAAAATTCCATCAATACCCTCATATGAGAGAAAAGGTAATCTGTTCCAAAGAAGAGAAATTCAAAGTCATGGAAAACATGGAAGACCTCTTGAAGGATGCATTTGATGACATAAAGGACATCAATACAATTGATGGAATCAGATTAAGCTTCAATGATGGAAGCTGGGTTCTAGTCAGACCTTCTGGAACTGAAGATTATGTGAGAATAACTTTAGAAGCTAAAACAGAAGAAAAAGCTGAAGAAATCAAAGACACTTGCATTAAAATCATTAAAGAGAATATTTAATTATTCTCTAAATTTTTTTATGAAAAAATAATTAGTTTTGATGATTACGAATAAATTTTTGTAAATAAATTTTAAAAAGTAAAATAACAATCGAGAAAATAAAATCAAGAAAAAAAATAGTTAAGAAAATAGTTAAAAAAATAAAAAAGAAAAAGTTCTAATCAAACTTTAAAGCTTGAAGAGTTATCCGAAAACTTATTCATCTTCGGTAATAATTCCTTCAATACCTGCAGCACATTGAGGGCATACCCAGTCATCAGGGAAGTCTTCGATAGGTCCTGCTGGTACTTTGTAAGTTTCATCTCCGGTTTCAGAGTCCCAAGTGTATTCACAATGCATACATACATATTTTACCATATAATCACCTTTTTTAAATTTAATTAATCAAATAATTATTTAATTAACCATAATTCTAATATGTACAAACTTATATAAAAAACTTTTTTAATTAATATGGTTCTTAATCAATTAAACATTTTTCACATAGAATTCCACATAGTATTTATATATAAAAATATAAAAAATGAAATAATTTAAATAATTATTTAAATGAATAAAAAGTAATATAAAAATAAGGTATCTAATATTGATTTAAAATATTAAAAAATCATTGAAAAAAATATTTTTTATCAATTGTAGATTTAGTTTAAAACACGATTAAATAATAAATAAAAAAATTAGTAAATCAATGATTAAATCACAACACTAGATTAAAAAAAAATAAATTAATAATTATTGGAGGAATTAGGTGAAAGCTATAATCTTAAGTGCAGGCGAAGGAACAAGAATGAGACCTTTGACTCTCACAAAACCTAAAACAATGTTGCCTGTTGCTGGAAAACCCATTATTCAATATAATATAGAGGCACTGCGTGACTGTGGTGTGAAAGACATTCTTCTTATTGTAGGATATAAAGAAGAGATTGTTAGAAATTACTTTAAGGACGGTTCACATCTTGGAGTGAATATCAGTTATGCTACACAAAGCAAATTGGAAGGAACTGCAGATGCAATCGGCTATGGAAAAGATTTCATAGAAGACAGTTTAATAACCCTTAATGGAGACATAATCTTGGATGTGGATATCCTTAGCGAAATCATTGAGGATTATGAAAAATCAAAACCAGACACATTAATGGTTCTTACAGAAGTTGAAGATCCAAGTGCATTCGGTGTAGTTGAATTGGATGGGGACAATATTATCAATATTGTTGAAAAGCCTAAAAAAGAGGAAGCTCCAAGTAATTTGATCAACACTGGAATATACATCTTCAATAAGGACATCTTTGATAAGATTGACAAGACTGAAGTTTCTCCAAGAGGAGAATACGAAATTACAGATTCCCTCTCCCTTCAAATATCTGATGGAAAAGTGGTAAAAGGACATAAAACCACTAAAGAATGGATGGACATTGGAAAGCCATGGGAATTGATTGAAATCAACGAAGAATTGCTAAATCATATTGAAGGAGAAATCAAGGGAACTGTTGAAGAAGGCGTTACAATCCATGGAGAAGTATTCTTAGATGAAGGCAGCCTTCTCCGTTCTGGAGTTTACATTAAAGGTCCTGTTTACATCGGTAAAAACTGTGACATTGGACCAAACTCATACATTAGAGGAAATTCCTACTTTGGAGATAATGTTCATATAGGTAATGCAGTGGAAATCAAGAACTCAATCATTATGGAAAACACCAATGTAAGCCATTTAAGTTATGTAGGTGACTCCATTTTAGGTTCCAATTGTAATATCGCAGCTGGAACAAACATTGCTAACTTACGTTTTGACAATAAGACTGTAAAAACAACTATTAAAAACAAGAAAACAGACACTGGAAGACGTAAATTAGGTGCAATCGTAGGAGACTCTGTAAAAACTGGAATCAACTCAAGCTTAAGCCCAGGAGTCAAGATAGGAGTGAGAGCTACAATCGGTTCTGGTGTCCTATTATATGAAGACTTAGAGTCCGACATGAGAGTCTTGGTAAAGCAAGAGCATATTTTCCAAAACAAAAAAGAAACTGGACAAATCTCTTTAGAAGAAGTGGATGAAAATAAAGAAGAATAAAAAATTAATGAAAATTATATTAATTAATTTTCAATTTTAAAAAAAAAATAATTAAAAATTATTAATAAAATAATGCAATTATATTTATTAATTCATATGATTAATAAAAAAAATTAAAAGAGGAGTATATTATGAAACTCAACGAACCCGTAAAAATATTCCCTGGTGCACAAGTAATCGGTGATGTTGAAATTGGTGAAAACTGTTCCATATGGCATGGAGCGGTTATTCGAGGAGATGTAGGACCTATAAGAATAGGCAAAAACTCCAATGTGCAGGACAACTGTGTTCTTCACACTTCAGCAAACTTGACTCTTAAGATTGGAGACAATGTGTCTATAGGACATGGTGCTGTAGTTCATGGATGTGAAATTGATGACAATGTTCTTATAGGAATGAATGCTACTGTTTTAAATGGCGCTAAAATTGGTAAAAACTCAATTGTAGGTGCTGGAGCAGTAGTCAGTGAAAATAAGGAATTTCCGGAAAACAGCTTAATCTTAGGTGTTCCTGGAAAGCTTATTAAGGAAACTACACAAGACCAAAGAGACCATATTCTTTGGAATGCATCACACTATGTTGAACTTGCAAATGAATACGATGATTAAATCATCTATTCATCAACTTTTTTTATAAATAACATCTGAAGTTTATAATCATCTTATCATAATGCTGATTAGATACTGGCTATCAATGATTGAAAAACATATCAAGAAGGTAAAATAATGAAAGTACGTAAAGAAGTAGAGGAATTAGACCCATATGTTCCTGGAAGATCAAAAGAGGAAATCGCACAGGAATTTGGAGTGAAAAAGGAAGACATCATCAAATTGGGGTCTAATGAAAATCCATGGGGACCATCTCCAAAAGTAAAGGAAGCTATTGAAAAAGAACTTGCAAACATTAACAGATACCCTGAATCCGATTTGGAAGAGCTAAAAAAGGAATTTGCAAGATACTCCAATGTAAAGCCAGAACAGATTATCATTGGAGGAGATGGTGCAGATGAGCTTATTGACACTTTAGCAAAAACCTTCATTGAACCTGGTGACGAATTTATAGTCCCTTTACCTTCTTACATGTATTATGAATTCTTATTCAAGCCATATGGTGCTATTCCTAATTATGCAAAATGGAATTTGGAAACAAATACCCTTGATTTGGATTCTGTGCTCAATGCAATAAATGAAAAAACAAAAATGTTATTCCTATGCACTCCGAATAACCCAACTGGAGCATTGGTTTCACAAGATGAATTAAGAGCAATTCTCGATAAAACCAATAAATCCAAAGGTGGAGTTTGTGATGCGGTAGTTGTAATAGATGAAGCGTACTTTGAGTACTCCCTAACCAATAATGTCAACCTTTTAGACGAGTATGACAATATTTTCATTCTTAGAACAATGTCTAAAGTAATGGGGCTTGCAGGAATGAGAATAGGCTACGGTATTTCAAGCAAGGAAATCATTGAATTCATGCACAGGATCAAACCTGTTTTCTCACTTACAAAACTTTCATATATAGCTGCTCTCACTACAATAAAGGACACAGAATACATTGAAAAGTCCATTAAGGATGGAATAGAAAGCAGAGATTTCCTATATGATGAGATATCCAAAATGAAATCCGTTAAAGTCTATAAATCCTATTCCAATTTCATGTTGATTGACATTCATGATACAGGTTACACAGCTGCAGAGATTACAAGAGAATTCATGAAAAGGGGAATGATTGTAAGAGACTGCACTTCATTCAAGGGATTGGATGAATATTACTTTAGAATAAGCATTTGCACATTGGAAGAAGATAAAAAATTCTTAAATGTTATGAGAGAAATTTTAAATGAATAAATAATTCATTTTATTTTTAAGAGCTGATAGAATGGAATATAGTGTAACAGTTACATCATCAATTGAATATCCTAAAAATATGTCTTTTGTAATATTTTTAGCAAAATGCCCTCTCAGATGCCCATATTGCAGTAATAGCGAAATATTGGAAGAGGGAACTGAAATCAGCTTGGAAGAGATATATGAAAAGATTGATGATTCAGCAATGTTTATGGATGCTGTTGTTGTTTCAGGAGGGGAACCTTTAGTCCAATATGAAGATGTAATTGAAATTTTTAAATATGTTAGAGAAATTGGTCT of Methanobrevibacter ruminantium contains these proteins:
- a CDS encoding class II glutamine amidotransferase, which translates into the protein MCEIFGFSSSKEEELNDYLKEFYSHCEEHPHGWGLAILDPEKFSVFKEPIKARSSVMLGNILLNPIISKNVLAHIRLGTIGVKDFYNCHPFVKKDNAGRRWTLIHNGTVFDCPDLCKYSTEEEGETDSERILLGIVDLINKFEAFKGEPLSLKERFDIVSDLISFMALSNKLNLIVYDGEQMYVHTNYRDSLCYLKTENSVFFSTQALDSSDWKEVPLNTVISFSDGELLFKAKPHSFEYVETEEQLMFIEKFASTLSSDVEEENVW
- a CDS encoding 2,3-bisphosphoglycerate-independent phosphoglycerate mutase, producing the protein MKGLILVMDGMAGRPLKELNNQTTLQAAKTPNMDKMAERGITGLMDSIAPGIIPGSDTAHLSILGYNPYEVYTGRGPFEAVGVGVGVIPGDIAFRCNFSTSDEDGIITDRRAGRIRDGTDEIVATLNTMKIEGYEDIEIIFKESTGHRAVLVLRGDGLSGKVSDADPKVEGNKPKTVKALDGSPEAEKTADILNKLVAKSYEMTKDHPVNLKRIEEGEAPANIIIPRGAGEVPEVESINDKYEVNSACIAETGLIMGIGRFAGMDIIEMEDVTGGTDTNLENIRDTIIDQVNNSEHDFFLINIDGADEAGHDGNAEEKLKFIEKVDEVVMSELLKLEDCYIFLTADHSTPISVKNHSGDPVPILINGPEVRVDDVCEYNEFAVAKGGMCRIRGADVMNIMTDLMGYAHKFGA
- the hisC gene encoding histidinol-phosphate transaminase — protein: MKVRKEVEELDPYVPGRSKEEIAQEFGVKKEDIIKLGSNENPWGPSPKVKEAIEKELANINRYPESDLEELKKEFARYSNVKPEQIIIGGDGADELIDTLAKTFIEPGDEFIVPLPSYMYYEFLFKPYGAIPNYAKWNLETNTLDLDSVLNAINEKTKMLFLCTPNNPTGALVSQDELRAILDKTNKSKGGVCDAVVVIDEAYFEYSLTNNVNLLDEYDNIFILRTMSKVMGLAGMRIGYGISSKEIIEFMHRIKPVFSLTKLSYIAALTTIKDTEYIEKSIKDGIESRDFLYDEISKMKSVKVYKSYSNFMLIDIHDTGYTAAEITREFMKRGMIVRDCTSFKGLDEYYFRISICTLEEDKKFLNVMREILNE
- a CDS encoding TIGR00297 family protein produces the protein MHEAFVINWGYVILLFILGGISYKRKSLDLLGSLIMVFMGITIIFSAGVPWFILIVLFFGLSIFATRFSKPYKKEIGQYEKTRTAKNVISNGLVAFLMAAFGSYYLPLAGGFIGAVATATADTLASEIGVLQEPRLITTLKKVPAGTDGAISILGTSAAIVGAGIIGIASFLLGVISDPLIAIKISVISGTLGCFIDSILGAVLERRHYINNEHVNLLATICGAIIGIISVM
- the glmM gene encoding phosphoglucosamine mutase, whose product is MTNKKLFGTSGIRGKIGSEINSELALKIGKSLAKYLKNTGKVVIGYDTRTTNRMLEQAITAGLIEHGVDVVKIGMVPTPLVGYATLKLDADAGIMLTASHNPSQYNGIKLWNKNGMAYTPEQEEKIEEIYYNQDFGKVEWDKIGIISHNDEIKKQYIDDLLDIVDIKPGLKVVIDCACGAGSELSPIIFRKAGCEVITLNSQVDGFFPGRNPEPNEANLSSLMKAVVATESDLGIAHDGDADRMITVDEKGRVSEFDKLLALVSKKFGGTVVTTVDAGLCMDEAMEEVGGKVLRTKVGDVNVAEVMIEENASFGGEPSGTWLHPDFCMCPDGILSGLRMAEIVSKEGKLSELLEKFHQYPHMREKVICSKEEKFKVMENMEDLLKDAFDDIKDINTIDGIRLSFNDGSWVLVRPSGTEDYVRITLEAKTEEKAEEIKDTCIKIIKENI
- a CDS encoding 30S ribosomal protein S3ae — translated: MAKKQRRRVRDTWKEKSWYTIKTPVAFGDKEIGTTPARDPELVYGRTVEVTMRELTGDFSKQYIKLQFEVNDVNGNIANTKFTGHKTTTDYVRSMIRRGTSRIDAPVIVTTQDDRKLKLHVLAVTTRRAKSSQQKYMRETINELVTKVASEKTFDELVENSVNGRLASEIYHKAKKIYPLKRVEIIKSKVLE
- the glmU gene encoding bifunctional sugar-1-phosphate nucleotidylyltransferase/acetyltransferase, translated to MKAIILSAGEGTRMRPLTLTKPKTMLPVAGKPIIQYNIEALRDCGVKDILLIVGYKEEIVRNYFKDGSHLGVNISYATQSKLEGTADAIGYGKDFIEDSLITLNGDIILDVDILSEIIEDYEKSKPDTLMVLTEVEDPSAFGVVELDGDNIINIVEKPKKEEAPSNLINTGIYIFNKDIFDKIDKTEVSPRGEYEITDSLSLQISDGKVVKGHKTTKEWMDIGKPWELIEINEELLNHIEGEIKGTVEEGVTIHGEVFLDEGSLLRSGVYIKGPVYIGKNCDIGPNSYIRGNSYFGDNVHIGNAVEIKNSIIMENTNVSHLSYVGDSILGSNCNIAAGTNIANLRFDNKTVKTTIKNKKTDTGRRKLGAIVGDSVKTGINSSLSPGVKIGVRATIGSGVLLYEDLESDMRVLVKQEHIFQNKKETGQISLEEVDENKEE
- a CDS encoding gamma carbonic anhydrase family protein, producing MKLNEPVKIFPGAQVIGDVEIGENCSIWHGAVIRGDVGPIRIGKNSNVQDNCVLHTSANLTLKIGDNVSIGHGAVVHGCEIDDNVLIGMNATVLNGAKIGKNSIVGAGAVVSENKEFPENSLILGVPGKLIKETTQDQRDHILWNASHYVELANEYDD
- a CDS encoding rubredoxin → MVKYVCMHCEYTWDSETGDETYKVPAGPIEDFPDDWVCPQCAAGIEGIITEDE